The sequence CGCGCTGTACCGGCTGGGCGACCTGGACTACGCCGACGGTGACCACGCCGGCGCGGTCAAGCGCTTCGAGGCGCTCCTGAAGGAGCACCCGGAGAGCTCGTGGGTCCCGGCGGCCATGTACAAGGCCCGGGCCAGCTACCTGGCACTGGGCCGCAAGCAGGACGCCAGGAAGATGGGTGGGGACCTCCTGGCGAAGTTCCCGGCCTCGGACGAGGCGGCGCTGCTCAAGGAAGAAACCGGCAAGGACTGATGCTGGCCGCGCGGGCGGCCCGGGGAGAGATCACGGTGCCCAAGTTCTCGGTGCTCAAGATGGCGCGTGGCCTGTCGCAGGTCTTCCGCCCCGTGGAACTGACCGACATCGACGGTCGCTACCACGCCTTCATCGTGCGCTACAGCGGCGACTACATCACCCATGCCCACGACAAGGATGAGTTCGTCTACATCCTCGAG comes from bacterium and encodes:
- a CDS encoding cupin domain-containing protein, whose protein sequence is MPKFSVLKMARGLSQVFRPVELTDIDGRYHAFIVRYSGDYITHAHDKDEFVYILEGSLVVEMEGREVEVRQGEALLVPAGVKHRPRCRNNALGLVVETKGLQKQMDPQV